A stretch of Lactuca sativa cultivar Salinas chromosome 6, Lsat_Salinas_v11, whole genome shotgun sequence DNA encodes these proteins:
- the LOC111913881 gene encoding proline-rich receptor-like protein kinase PERK14, producing the protein MFYKPKELESIVINKFGHPTLSWIMRVQIALDIARGLEYTHEHTKPHYVHRDIKSSNILLDAFKVKISDFGLAKLVGITNDGEASARVVGTFGYLAQGYLRDGRATTKSDVYAFGVVLFELISLKEAITRTVAVTKNSERRSLASIVSPQLDDFSLAIAQGISHELRNILCSIGLKITSHLVFNPLKELKNESVNYIPELQQELLIIFINHLYKSINQMLSLFKSKINDINFIGSFSSEAHLRASSSSSSRKDFENTSFLEFLHTEVLPDLKLGVLQLGALKLPNCMLLQALYFTISGVQFVFV; encoded by the exons ATGTTCTACAAACCTAAAGAGCTAGAAAGCATTGTTATCAACAAATTTG GTCATCCAACATTATCTTGGATTATGAGAGTTCAAATTGCACTTGACATTGCAAGAGGGTTGGAATACACACATGAACACACTAAGCCTCATTATGTTCACCGAGACATCAAATCAAGCAATATTTTACTCGATGCCTTCAAAGTCAAG ATTTCAGATTTTGGGTTGGCAAAACTTGTTGGAATAACTAACGATGGAGAGGCTTCTGCTAGAGTGGTTGGCACTTTTGGTTATTTAGCTCAAGG ATACTTGAGGGATGGAAGGGCTACAACAAAGAGTGATGTATAtgcatttggtgttgttcttTTTGAACTAATATCATTAAAAGAAGCCATTACACGAACTGTAGCGGTTACAAAAAATTCAGAGAGACGTTCATTAGCATCCATTGTAAGcc CACAATTGGATGATTTCTCTCTTGCCATTGCTCAAGGCATTTCCCATGAGCTTCGCAATATCTTGTGTTCAATTGGTTTAAAAATCACTAGTCACCTTGTATTTAATCCATTGAAAGAGTTGAAAAATGAATCTGTCAATTATATTCCTGAGCTTCAACAAGAACTTCTCATTATCTTCATCAACCACCTTTACAAGTCTATCAACCAAATGTTGTCTCTGTTCAAATCCAAGATCAATGACATCAACTTCATTGGAAG CTTCTCAAGTGAAGCCCATTTAAGAGcctcttcatcatcttcttcacgaAAAGATTTTGAAAACACATCATTCCTAGAATTCCTCCATACAGAAGTACTTCCAGATCTTAAACTTGGTGTTCTTCAACTTGGTGCCCTTAAACTCCCTAACTGTATGCTACTACAAGCTTTATACTTCACAATATCTGGCGTtcaatttgtttttgtttaa